The region ttgattcagtaccccaaaccaaagtcaggtaaacaaaagtctagtttttattcaagttttttaaattaaattctatgttgattttgttactaatgcaatttatgttttggttacagtggagattgtggtgtgtacgccatcaagcacatcgaacacttattgggtaggctaccacttGACACGATTTGCGATGACAACATGGAGTTGTTCAGAAACAAATGGACAACtgacttatggtatcagaatgttagacattgaacattctcttgttatatttatttgcttaaaatgtagatttttaagaaattcttTTGAGTCGAGTATCTTTTTATTAACGACAATTAACGACCAAAATTCATTaacgaaaataaaaaaagaaaacgaaaaaataaccttcaacttcaagtttaaataaaatacaacaaaaaataaactcaaagccgagctttgcatgaggatttgttgtggccacgaccaccacaTCTACTGCACTTACGCATTGTAACTGGTTTTTCCCCGCCAGATGGCCAACGGtttgtccttggtcttcctagctttggcttttttgggcgaccaacttgttgtttctctatgggtacaccaactaccatattcttaatgtcatctggaagtatccagtcatcctcgttcccagttgggtaaatggtttctttgtacgaattcttccatgactcaatggtgtaaaacggtgaacacaaagagtaaaggttcactccacgctctatagctgctacagctgcatggggacaaggtgtgcctatgagctggaataccccacatgagcatgatttcgtcatcaaattcacctcagcatcgctgtctgcaccagttacatgaaactcgaattgaccaagggcatagacattcatgaaccttcctttgtcagcattgttcgatacatctgcctccatcagggtggataatttggtggaagtcttctctgtcacactacgtcgttcagaaaaccaagaatgtagtgtgaaccgaatgaattctaaaaaaattgtaactggaaaggttcttgcatccttggtcttgttgttgaagctttcagcgtagttgcttgtcattatattgtatcgttttccaggaaagaaaggacgagaccacttatcgaaaccaattccctccaaataggcagctataggaggatccattcgcttaatattttcaaaatgctttagaaattcagtcttcttccatgcataggctgctgcccacatctcactgtgacagtgatcagtcttgaacttggctttcacattcatactaatgtgatggtagcatgcgccgtggtaggcatcaggaaagacagcctctagagcatgaataatacTCGCATACCTATCTGACACGAAATCCAAGTCATCAACgtccccaatggcttccttcaacttcgtcatgaaatatttccacgagttgtggttctcactatccacTAACCCGAAGgcaattggatataaatgactattcACATCCAAAGCAACGACACAtagcatgtggccaccgtacttattcttcaagaatgtgccatccacacatatcacaggacgacaaaatctgaatcctctcctacaaactccaagggcaaagaagcaatataggaaacgaccatcttcagtgacaaaatcagtaattgtacctggattcttttgctgcaacatgtgcaagtaggatggcaacttgcaatacgaatcctcatatgtccccctaacatacgtaagtgccttctctctacatctccatgccttttcataactcatatcaataccaaaaaatttcttcatatcctcctttatgttgtttgccatgtaactggtcccatcaactgcatatttgttctttatgaggtgtccaacgacccacggtgcagcttgatgatgacctttttgtcgcacttctagtgagcatgtgtgtacgctcttgtataccgtgatctcaaacatgggggGCATTGGTTGTTTTTTCCCTCTCAATCTCCAACAACAGTCAGGATCTTTGGATGTGATATACCACACGTCAGTACCTGactttttcaccatatactcaaagttattcttcattgcaaatagagcagctttggtttttaaatcaatcttgtcctcaaaagtcttcccaacatatatttctcccattggtccaccagatgatgaggaatgggttttagcagatgcctcaatatcttcttttgtaaacattggggcactccatctggtgtgatcttctcttgatacaattgtctccctccaccCAGTGTTATCTTCTGTCCTAGCAATTTGATTACTGCTTCGAGCAGGTGCTCGACGTCCTTGAGTTGGGAGAGGTGCCTGTGCAAGAGGCAGTCAtgactcttcttctacttgttgggcttgggaaatgtctaactcctcatttgaaacatctgcactataatacgagtcatcctcggaaccatcatcattatcttcaaagcaattaccaactggatcatcattcacatagggatcgtactcatatgcctcaagcacacttgtgggacctccttgtggtatatcaagctgaatagttgccatcggatcagtaactggaacaaaagtgcccacctcgctaagatgcttgtaactgctacctgcaggagatggatcgatactggtcgtgtcttttttgttcacactaggagaaggatctgatatgacattcttcttaactagagtcacacataagactacccgttcattcaagcttattcctaagaatacacgaacttgacgatcattcttcaattgaaccggtgcaaatggttgctcgccgcatacgtatggcacctcgagtttcaattcatacacctctctatccacctgaaatgtctcgtgcagtatgtcaagtagttgcaagtaaatgacatcattctctactggtatcacttcaccttcagcatccttaaaataccatttcctaccatgcatttcccaaacaccgttgtaagaaacaaatacgtaaacagtagaacctgaaataaaaaaacacaaatacagtTAGCTGAAAAACAGAtagtaggaaatggtattttaatgatGCTGAAAAACATGACCATTGAGCTtgcatcgagcctgcatcgagcatgcacgaaatagtgagaatgcacattaccatcgagcttgcatcgagtaaccatcgagcacaacatgcaatgtaaaaaaaaatgtgccatcgagcttgcatcgagcaggcatcgaacaTCCATCGAGCATGAATGAAATAGtgataatgcacattaccatcgagtacccatcgagtaggtatcgagtacccatcgagtacaacatacaacgtaaaaaatgatgtgccatcgagcttgtatcgagcaggcatcgagcatctatcgagcatgcatgaaatagtgagaatgcacattaccatcgagtacaacatgcaacgtaaaaaatgatgtgccatcgagcaggcatcgagcatctatcgagcatgcatgaaaaagtgagaatgcacattaccatcgagtacccatcgagcagAAGATGCAACGCTAAAATTGGTGtgtcatcgagcctgcatcgagtaGGCATCGAGCACCCATCGAGTACAACACTaacccagaaaattcccagaaaacgcagatcgacaaaaaaccagataaaacccaaaaaaatgtacaaatattgctcagatctattcgaaatgctcaaaaagtttaaaggaaacatcacttatccaagtatttaagaaaaaattgcttacccattaaatttttctccaagatttctcaacCCTTACTTTGGTTTACAAATGACTTTCTTAGTGCCGGTTCCAAGCTCTACCGTGGTGCTCTTAGTAGTGTTAtgaggtgaggtgaggtgagtgagAGTGAGGAAGAAACAAGAGGAAGGAAGAGAGGGGGAGGGAATAGAGGAGATAGTTGtttataggggtattttgggtgccAGCAAAATTTTTGGCAAtattttgtaatgttaaaaatgcccaagcataaaaagtcaaattttacTTTCAAAATTTGTGTCGAACTGAGCGGGCCAAGGAATTTGAAACCACAAACCTGAGACAGAGCCCCGCAATACCATATTTTTTAAGGATTGGACGAATTTGCGTCGTGGTTGCATCAGAAGCAGTCGTTGAAAGATTGAGGGAGTAGGTTAGTTTAATCTTAACACTTGTTTCGTTTCTGTATAATAAGATTTTTTTACTAATTTCTAAAACTAAAGCAGTTATGTCTACATATATAACTGCCTTAATTTATTGCCTTGTTGGTTTGGTTCCCATTGTATTTAGTGTGATGTCCTCTATGTGTTTGCGAAAATGTCCAGGATAGAAATCTGTTCCCCATTCAAGATAAATAGGTATTTTGAATTTGTGTTGACACTAGTTCTTTGTGAAGAATATGGAGCAGCTAGTTCAATAACCTTTTATCACTttctttttttttgacaaatcTTTTATCACTTTTCGATCTTAAGGTTTTATCTTATTGTTGCTGTTGGACTCACTTAGTGAAAATCATTAGTTCAAATAAGAAATATAGACTAAAATTTTACAATTTTTGTTGGCTTCAGTGGCTGTATCGTTTGTCACTTGAAGAGGTTCCTAAGCATGACTACATGTTGCCTTTACAGAGGCTGATGACATGTTGACTTCAGTGTATATTCTGTTGTTATAGTCACATAGTGAACCCTTTTCTTTTTGGAAACTTTGCTGGACTTGGTTGGGGTGCTCAGTTATCCATAATGGAACAAGCCTGTGGATGttgaaaaacaattttttttaatgccAGATattgtttttccttttttttcataCTTTAACTACGTTCTAATTGAAATGATTATCTAAGCCTGGTTTTTAACTTCCATAATCATTGAACTACCAACAATTTTCAGGATGGTATTTTTTGTGAACTGATAGACTTAAAAACACTATTACCGTGGGATAGGGAAGCAGTAGAAGCCTCTGTCAGAAAAACTGGACGGCTTCTTGTAAATACCACTTTAGTTTTGTCTGTCTATTGTCTTTTTTTAATTTGGTGAGAACACGCTTTATGATAAAGGATCATAGCAGTTTTTGGTGAcaatacaaatttttttttaggcAGATTAATCATGAAGCTCCAATCACTGAAGGTTTTGGTGCTGAAATATTTGCTTCAATCCAAATCCATTGTTTATTGATAATTCATTGCCTCAAAGCTCCTTGCTGTCAAGTTTCCATTGTTTTTTAATTGTAATAGTGATTGAATCTCAATATCATTGTTTTGCTTGAATAAATGGCATAGGAAGGATGGTCATTAATTTGTATAGTTTAATTGTTTTGAACTTGATTTTGTGGATAAATTGGACAGGTTTATTATCAAAGCATAAGATCAGCATAATTTTTTCTGAATTGCAATAGGCTATCAAAGGCTTGCAGGAATCCACGAGGGTGGTGTGGTGTTTGTTTAAAGTAAATATTTTTCTATTGTTGATAATTTTTTCCCACTCAAGTTAATCATATTTGCCGCACGGTATTTGGATTACCATGGATGCTAGCATTAGTGAGAGACCATCTCAAACTCGATCGAAATGGAGAAAAGTTGCATATGGAGGGATGCAACCTGGGTTTGATGACAACCATACTGATGACTCTTTTCTCGAAACAATGGTCATGAATGCCAATGTTGTGAAAAGGAACATGCTAAAAGTGATGCAGGATTCAGTTTCCATCTCTCAGTATTTATGCATTGTAGCACTTGTTGGGCTGGTTTGGACCTATACTCTTAGATCAACTCTTGATGAAAAGTCACTCTTGTTTCTTAATGTCAGTCTTCTAGCATTGGGCTTCATGGTTGTCATGTTAACTGGAGGAATGCTTTCTCTCAATCTATTCTCTCATTATCTCCTCAATATATCTTTTTTCACCACGGGCTTGTATATTCTAGCTCCCATCTTTCACACTCTCACTAGGTCAATCAGCTCGGACTCCATTTGGGCAGTAACCGTGTTACTTCTTCTGCTCCATCTTTTTCTCCACGATTACTCAGGATCTACTGTAAGAGCTCCAGGGGCTCTTCAGAATCCTACCTTAACGAGCTGCATCTCTTTAAATTCTTCTGTTGTGGCCTCGGTTTTTTTTGCTTCTCGTCTCCCATCGAGGCTTCATGTGTTTGCTATCATGTTATTCTCCCTACAGGTCTTCCTTTTTGCTCCGTTGGTGACTTACTGCATTAAGAAATACTCCTTCCGCTTGCACCTCTTGCTTTCATTTTGCCTGATGACTCTAACACTGGGGTTTGTCTATACACTGCATAGCTTGCTTTTTGTGATGTTCCTGGGTTTGCTGGTTTTTGTAAATGTGGTTTGCCCATATTGGCTCATACGGATTCAGGAATACAAGTTTGAGATCAATGGTCCTTGGGATGAGGCTAAGCTTTGTTTTGATATAACAGATTGATTATTTTAGTGCCTTCTTGATTAGTTTTGATGTCTTTGTTGTTGATATTCTTTAACTTATTAAAGAAAGAAAGTTGATTGTATTATTTTTGGCTAAACTTATACATAATTTCTTTTACCAATCTATGAATGTGAAGTGTATAGTTAATCAAATAAAGCAATTGTTTATAGAAAGATTAAATGTTGCAATATATGTTGTACCACAAACCATTACATAAATTTATAATTTGGCCATGTAAATTCATGTAGAAAATACCCAACAACACAAGAAATTTTGACATTTTATTAATAAGATGCTAATTTGTAACAGTTTATTATTATTCCAAAAATTGTTTGTTTTATAGTATTATTCGAAACACATTGTTACCAATTTGTAATAGTTTGTTCTTATTCCAATAGCTATTTATATTTTAGTATTATTTGTAACAAATTATTTCAAATTTGTAACCATTTCAAATacaatttttgtaattatattaataatatttcattCATAATTAGTAACGTTTAGaatgtttaaaatataataattaatataaacaaaatataataaaataataaataatgataaTTACTTCAACctctaaaataaaattaaaataaataaaatcacgATAATGAAAGGAGTATGGCCTACCTACTAGTtaaaaatgaagtgaaaaagtacaataaaaaactgaaaaattagaaaatagaagaaaaagtaagtcattaacataatatatatttatatttagatatatatatatagcttcaatatatataaattagttaATAGTTTGTGTATTATACAAATAACTTAACTTGACTAACTTGGTGAGATGTAGATTTAGTAGGAGATGTAGTAATAGATTGGAACTTATGTTCTGGGAATGGAGGGAAAAAGGCTTTCGTGGGTCCCtaatttttcctatttttctatGAATATGAAGTGTATAGTTAATCAAATTAAGCAATTGTTTATAGAAATATTAAATGTTGCAATATGTTATACCACCAACCATTACATAAATTTATAACTTGGCCACGTAAATTCATGCAGAAAATACCCAACAACACAAGAAAGTTTACATTTTATCAAAAAGATATGCTACAATATTATCAACATATATAAATGAAACATTAAATAGCTCCCTATAAATATTTTGAGACACAAAGAGACCAAATTTGAGGAACAATGAAAAATGTGTTCTTTTATTGctttaaaaaagaataaagaaaattacaTTGAAGAATGATATACAAAAAAGAATGAATGATGAGATATTAAGAAAAAGACATCTTCCAATTGTTGACTATATGACCGATTAGAACAGAAATATCATCTTGTTTGCCTCCCTTGAGATTTTTCCCAGCCTCTTTAGAAGCAATTGCATAAGGACACACTGTTCTA is a window of Humulus lupulus chromosome 4, drHumLupu1.1, whole genome shotgun sequence DNA encoding:
- the LOC133830017 gene encoding phosphatidylinositol N-acetylglucosaminyltransferase subunit C-like, whose product is MDASISERPSQTRSKWRKVAYGGMQPGFDDNHTDDSFLETMVMNANVVKRNMLKVMQDSVSISQYLCIVALVGLVWTYTLRSTLDEKSLLFLNVSLLALGFMVVMLTGGMLSLNLFSHYLLNISFFTTGLYILAPIFHTLTRSISSDSIWAVTVLLLLLHLFLHDYSGSTVRAPGALQNPTLTSCISLNSSVVASVFFASRLPSRLHVFAIMLFSLQVFLFAPLVTYCIKKYSFRLHLLLSFCLMTLTLGFVYTLHSLLFVMFLGLLVFVNVVCPYWLIRIQEYKFEINGPWDEAKLCFDITD